A single genomic interval of Corylus avellana chromosome ca10, CavTom2PMs-1.0 harbors:
- the LOC132163432 gene encoding kinesin-like protein KIN-12E → MPFISDTASAIKSRFGFHDHSALESVPLVRSSPALLKSASKENLVQCSSAVRSIGNFDDGDNGVNSGGAELSIQSFEVYEDPSFWKDQNVQVIIRIRPLSSTEISLQGYSKCIRQESFQTITWTGHPESRFTFDLVADENISQEKLFKVAGLPMVENCMEGYNSCMFAYGQTGSGKTHTMLGDIEGGTRRHSVNCGMTPRVFENLFSRIQKEKETRREEKLRFTCKCSFLEIYNEQILDLLDPSTNNLQIREDTKKGVYVENLKEVEVTSARDVIQQLIQGSANRKVAATNMNRASSRSHSVFTCIIESKWESQGVTHHRFARLNLVDLAGSERQKSSGAEGERLKEATNINKSLSTLGLVIMNLVNMSNGKSLHVPYRDSKLTFLLQDSLGGNSKTTIIANITPSSCCSLETLSTLKFAQRAKFIKNNAIVNEDTSGDVIAMRMQIQQLKKEVSRLRGLGAENQENDTLLASFSGSPGSFKWEGLHGLSSPLTSSKRMTHKKDYEVALVGAFKREKDKDIALQALTAETQAAVQLAKQREDEVQGLKMRLRFREAAIKRLEAVASGKILAETHLLKEKEEHLKEIEVLRAQVDRNHELTRFAMENLRLKEEIRRLKSFYEEGEREMMNEQVMVLQNKLLEALDWKLMNESDPSTVQKENSDVVTGEVQCDDNLLISNKEPGSPWKSAINEENEFLRMQAIQNQAEINTLCKKLELCIEEKEELERHVNDLLAKLEEERTTKEGIRQVQFPSLSTDVPIINLNDQMELKTLVDAIAAASQREAEAHETAIMLSKENDELRMKLKVLIEDNNKLIELYERAAAESICESTNKAERAEEGSTEVQNRDSFSELAKEKEIEMKRVVENLEHQLMEINEENEKLMGLYERAMQERDELKRMMSSCGQRRFETRLEIDFPEKLVEVDNADHTESVEPTMSLEVRDLTAETALSGLKLHERSHAFEKPTISGVENAFSGLNVQVGSSPCLGNSEMMIKNQTDSQGNAYLEENGMPGLHPLDCQADFSNQTDVGILFDMETDPSNLNEVKLSEDLNLVRMKLSRADAQLLESAKSITKFGSLEKAIIEVDKLSRKIEEAENELKYKRQHYESLKLATSDVKERRALIDKKLSALKYSLLNFSSSVVYFEQREARARSRVIASTSYLDQKKDEFACLQTQKDEIETAQRKIQQSEVELRNNLAHLKSKLEEENRKQENEKVLFTIDNVEKIDPSQKLWHSGGKATELLRAEEEKTKLQTEMKLSREKLGAIRRESEDLNRKYGKLGTEMQAVQAEIQKGLRSVEEMELAVQGVIQEKKILLEIRDTGKTEIESMIIEYQQHVFEADSKEFEMNIEEEELQTELRTIEELRTARSTATKEMTRLLEGTRCHSSCLSEMMEDELQSIRASVLEAKSLLGEGKSGDS, encoded by the exons ATGCCGTTCATATCGGACACGGCGTCCGCAATCAAGAGCAGGTTCGGGTTCCATGACCATTCCGCACTGGAATCCGTGCCGTTGGTCCGGAGCTCTCCGGCACTTCTGAAATCTGCGTCCAAAGAGAACCTCGTGCAGTGTTCGTCGGCGGTTCGGAGTATCGGCAACTTCGACGACGGTGACAACGGTGTAAACAGTGGCGGTGCGGAACTGTCTATCCAGAGCTTCGAGGTCTACGAGGACCCCTCGTTCTGGAAGGATCAAAATGTGCAG GTTATCATTAGAATCCGTCCGCTTAGTAGTACTGAAATATCCCTCCAAGGCTACAGCAAATGCATTAGGCAAGAGAGCTTTCAGACTATTACTTGGACTGGGCATCCTGAGTCACGCTTCACCTTTGACCTTGTTGCAGATGAGAATATTAGCCAG GAGAAACTATTCAAAGTAGCTGGATTGCCCATGGTGGAGAACTGTATGGAAGGCTACAACAGTTGCATGTTCGCATATGGCCAG ACTGGAAGTGGGAAGACTCACACCATGCTAGGAGACATTGAGGGAGGCACTCGAAGACACAGTGTCAATTGTGGGATGACACCTAGAGTCTTCGAAAATTTATTCTCAAGAATTCAAAAG GAAAAAGAGACCCgtagagaagaaaaattaagatTCACTTGTAAATGCTCATTCTTGGAAATATACAATGAACAAATTCTTGATCTTTTGGACCCATCAACTAACAACTTGCAG ATAAGAGAAGACACTAAGAAAGGGGTTTATGTAGAAAATCTGAAGGAAGTAGAAGTTACAAGTGCTCGGGATGTTATTCAACAACTTATTCAA GGGTCAGCAAACAGAAAGGTAGCTGCTACTAATATGAATCGTGCTAGCAGTCGTTCCCATAGTGTATTTACTTGCATAATTGAAAGTAAG TGGGAATCCCAAGGTGTAACTCATCATCGATTTGCTCGGCTTAATCTTGTTGATTTAGCTGGTTCTGAAAG GCAGAAGAGTTCTGGTGCTGAGGGTGAACGTCTTAAGGAAGCTACTAATATCAACAAATCCCTTTCAACATTGGG ACTTGTGATCATGAACCTAGTCAATATGTCCAATGGGAAGTCGCTCCATGTTCCTTACCGGGATTCTAAGCTAACATTTTTGCTCCAG GATTCTCTAGGAGGAAATTCAAAAACAACTATAATTGCAAATATTACTCCTTCTAGTTG CTGTTCATTGGAGACACTAAGCACATTGAAGTTTGCACAACGTGCAAAATTTATTAAGAACAAT gCAATTGTCAATGAGGATACGTCTGGAGATGTCATTGCCATGCGGATGCAAATTCAACAACTCAAG AAAGAAGTATCTCGCCTACGAGGGTTAGGCGCTGAAAATCAGGAGAATGATACTCTGCTGGCAAGCTTTTCTGGATCTCCAGGATCCTTTAAGTGGGAAGGATTACATGGATTGTCTAGTCCGCTTACTTCTAGTAAAAGGATGACTCAT AAAAAAGATTATGAAGTTGCCCTTGTTGGGGCTTTCAAGAGGGAAAAGGATAAAGACATTGCATTACAGGCTCTGACTGCTGAAACTCAGGCAGCTGTGCAGCTG GCCAAACAAAGAGAGGATGAGGTACAGGGCCTAAAAATGAGGCTACGTTTTCGAGAAGCTGCAATAAAGAGGCTAGAAGCAGTTGCCTCTGGAAAGATCTTAGCTGAGACACATTTACTGAAAGAAAAGGAGGAACATTTGAAGGAAATTGAGGTCCTTCGAGCACAAGTTGATAGGAACCATGAATTGACCAGATTTGCTATGGAAAATCTCCGGCTAAAGGAAGAAATTAGAAG GTTAAAGTCATTTTACGAGGAAGGTGAGCGGGAGATGATGAATGAACAGGTCATGGTGTTACAAAACAAG TTGCTAGAAGCACTTGACTGGAAACTTATGAATGAATCAGATCCTTCAACTGTTCAG AAAGAAAATTCTGATGTTGTGACGGGAGAAGTTCAGTGCGATGATAATCTACTGATTTCCAATAAG GAGCCAGGATCACCTTGGAAGTCTGCAATTAATGAGGAGAACGAATTCCTCCGCATGCAG GCTATTCAAAACCAAGCTGAAATAAACACACTATGCAAGAAACTAGAATTGTGCattgaagagaaagaagaattgGAAAG GCATGTCAACGATTTGTTAGCAAAACTCGAAGAAGAGAGAACCACAAAAGAAGGAATACGGCAAGTTCAGTTTCCTTCTTTGTCAACTGATGTTCCCAttatcaatttgaatgaccAAATGGAGCTGAAAACATTGGTTGATGCTATTGCTGCTGCAAGTCAAAGAGAAGCAGAGGCTCATGAGACAGCAATTATGTTATCTAAAGAGAATGATGAACTGCGGATGAAACTTAAGGTCTTGATTGAGGATAATAATAAACTCATTGAATTGTATGAAAGGGCTGCTGCAGAAAGTATCTGCGAAAGTACAAATAAAGCTGAGAGGGCTGAAGAAGGTAGCACAGAAGTTCAGAATAGGGATAGTTTCAGTGAACTtgccaaagaaaaagagattgaGATGAAAAGAGTGGTTGAGAACCTCGAgcatcagcttatggaaattaatgaagaaaatgaaaaattaatgggTTTGTATGAAAGAGCCATGCAGGAGAGGGATGAACTCAAAAGAATGATGTCTTCTTGTGGACAGAGAAGATTTGAAACCAGATTAGAAATTGATTTCCCAGAAAAGCTTGTTGAAGTTGACAACGCAGATCATACCGAGTCAGTTGAACCTACTATGTCTTTGGAGGTTAGAGATTTAACTGCGGAGACTGCTCTCTCAGGTTTAAAGCTGCACGAAAGAAGTCATGCATTTGAGAAACCTACAATATCTGGAGTTGAAAATGCGTTTTCTGGATTAAATGTGCAAGTTGGGTCCAGCCCATGTCTTGGGAATTCTGAAATGAtgattaaaaatcaaactgattCTCAAGGAAATGCATATCTCGAGGAAAATGGCATGCCTGGCCTGCATCCTTTAGATTGTCAAGCAGATTTTTCAAATCAGACCGATGTTGGGATCCTTTTTGACATGGAAACAGACCCATCAAACCTAAATGAAGTAAAGCTCTCAGAAGATCTGAATTTGGTCAGAATGAAGCTGTCAAGGGCAGATGCACAGCTTTTAGAATCTGCTAAAAGTATTACTAAATTTGGTTCACTTGAGAAAGCAATCATTGAGGTTGATAAGCTCtcaagaaaaattgaagaagcgGAAAATGAGCTTAAGTACAAGAGGCAACATTATGAATCCCTTAAACTTGCTACTTCAGatgtgaaagaaagaagagcCCTTATTGACAAGAAGTTATCAGCTCTCAAATACTCTTTGTTGAACTTCTCTTCATCTGTTGTTTATTTTGAACAACGAGAAGCTCGGGCAAGATCAAGGGTAATTGCTTCGACGTCTTACCTGGACCAAAAGAAAGATGAATTTGCCTGTCTTCAAACCCAGAAGGATGAAATAGAGACTGCACAGAGGAAGATTCAACAGTCTGAAGTTGAGTTGAGGAACAACCTTGCGCACTTGAAATCAAAACTGGAGGAGGAAAACCGGAAACAAGAGAATGAAAAGGTTCTCTTTACCATAGATAATGTTGAGAAAATAGATCCCTCACAGAAGCTATGGCATTCGGGTGGTAAAGCTACTGAATTACTCAGGGCCGAGGAAGAGAAAACCAAGTTGCAAACTGAGATGAAGCTGTCTCGGGAAAAACTTGGGGCCATAAGAAGGGAATCTGAAGATTTGAACAGGAAGTATGGGAAGCTAGGCACTGAGATGCAAGCAGTTCAAGCAGAGATACAGAAAGGTTTGAGGTCTGTGGAAGAGATGGAACTCGCAGTTCAGGGTGTAATCCAAGAGAAGAAGATACTATTGGAGATTAGGGACACTGGAAAGACTGAAATTGAAAGTATGATTATTGAATACCAGCAGCATGTGTTTGAAGCAGATTCGAAGGAGTTTGAAATgaacattgaggaggaagaattGCAGACAGAGTTGAGAACAATAGAAGAATTACGAACAGCCAGGTCTACAGCCACCAAGGAGATGACCAGATTATTGGAAGGTACAAGGTGTCATTCGTCGTGCTTATCAGAAATGATGGAAGACGAGCTGCAAAGTATCCGGGCATCCGTTCTGGAGGCAAAGTCATTGCTAGGGGAAGGCAAATCAGGTGACAGTTAA